The Agromyces hippuratus genome has a window encoding:
- a CDS encoding PH domain-containing protein, translating into MPEGPGLQPDETVHDEPRPPEASDTGWLRVSPKYVLVEVVGSIIGMLIFVGIALGAYFLLHWEWALWVAGAIAVVSLVGIAFEPRRVRSIQYRLRADDLLFRRGIMFQRQVAVPYGRMQLVDITRGPVARALGLADLKFVTAAASSAVTVPGLPMAEADRLRDELVALAESRRAGL; encoded by the coding sequence ATGCCTGAGGGGCCCGGCCTCCAGCCCGATGAGACCGTGCACGACGAGCCGCGACCGCCCGAGGCATCCGACACCGGCTGGCTGCGGGTCTCGCCGAAGTACGTGCTCGTCGAGGTGGTCGGCTCGATCATCGGCATGCTCATCTTCGTGGGCATCGCCCTCGGGGCCTACTTCCTGCTGCACTGGGAGTGGGCGCTGTGGGTCGCGGGCGCGATCGCCGTGGTCTCGCTCGTCGGCATCGCGTTCGAGCCACGTCGCGTGCGGTCGATCCAGTACCGCCTGCGCGCCGACGACCTGCTCTTCCGCCGCGGCATCATGTTCCAGCGGCAGGTCGCGGTGCCCTACGGGCGCATGCAGCTCGTCGACATCACCCGCGGCCCGGTCGCGCGCGCCCTCGGCCTGGCCGACCTCAAGTTCGTGACCGCGGCGGCGTCGAGCGCGGTCACCGTGCCCGGGCTGCCGATGGCCGAGGCCGATCGCCTCCGCGACGAGCTCGTCGCCCTCGCCGAGTCGCGCCGGGCGGGGCTGTGA
- a CDS encoding Rossmann-like and DUF2520 domain-containing protein, protein MSADRPGRLGVGTIGAGRVGAVLASALAGAGHALTGISAVSDESRERAATMLPSVPVLPIPEIIERSELVLLAVPEAELGPLVAGLAEAGAWQPGQLVLHTVARFGTGVLDPARLAGAIPLAVHPAMSFTGTSIDLARLPGTWFAVTAPAPVLPIGQALVVEMGGEPVIVAERDRAAYGEAIDTAVSFSSAIVDQASGILDGIGVARPGAVLAPLVRSAVENALARHDRGAYPEGADTIDEADSDWPLGGGA, encoded by the coding sequence ATGTCGGCTGATCGACCAGGCAGGCTCGGCGTCGGCACCATCGGCGCAGGCCGCGTCGGCGCGGTGCTCGCCTCCGCCCTCGCCGGAGCAGGGCACGCCCTCACCGGCATCTCCGCGGTCTCCGACGAGAGTCGCGAGCGCGCGGCGACCATGCTGCCCTCGGTGCCGGTGCTGCCGATCCCCGAGATCATCGAGCGCAGCGAACTCGTGCTGCTCGCCGTGCCCGAGGCCGAACTCGGCCCCCTGGTCGCGGGGCTCGCCGAAGCCGGCGCCTGGCAACCGGGCCAGCTCGTGCTGCACACCGTCGCCCGCTTCGGCACGGGCGTGCTCGACCCCGCGCGGCTCGCGGGGGCCATCCCGCTCGCCGTGCACCCCGCGATGAGCTTCACCGGCACGAGCATCGATCTCGCGCGCCTGCCGGGCACCTGGTTCGCCGTCACCGCACCGGCCCCGGTGCTGCCGATCGGCCAGGCGCTCGTCGTCGAGATGGGCGGCGAGCCTGTCATCGTCGCCGAGCGCGACCGCGCCGCCTACGGCGAGGCGATCGACACGGCCGTCTCGTTCTCGAGCGCGATCGTCGACCAGGCCAGCGGCATCCTCGACGGCATCGGCGTGGCGAGGCCCGGCGCGGTGCTCGCCCCGCTCGTGCGCAGCGCCGTCGAGAACGCGCTCGCGCGGCACGACCGCGGCGCGTACCCCGAGGGGGCCGATACGATCGACGAGGCCGATTCCGACTGGCCGCTGGGGGGTGGCGCGTGA
- a CDS encoding PH domain-containing protein, giving the protein MTEATRPQGVVNLADGEWHRLHPASPLLRGGLVFIAVLGFIIANLRERVIEIFLAIFAPESSAPIDAEYGEWQEDWANDPVGGIVMNGLVGWALLALGAIIVAVVIGFWLSWRMHTFRVTHEAVEVRSGILFRSHRSARLDRIQGINVNRPLFARLFGTAKLEISVAGQSANVQLAYLGSTLADALRADVLRLASGARAERAHGAVAPAGAVDGRADASATVAPGLVADPGAVQEPAEAAGVDGASGQRTPVTARAGALVTQRVDEFLAPELDPDLAPPESVVHLPLGRVIGSTLLGGSTIWAIILVAIIVIGVTSGQMWVLFSFVPAAIGLVSYTWSRITKSLRYSIAGTPDGVRIGHGLLSTGNQTIPPGRVHAVEATQWVFWRPFGWWSVRINVAGQSVSASGDAAQRTIVLPVGTAADVHRVLALLLPDAAAEVEVLVDAGLVGRGDAGGFSVTPKRAAWLRPFSWKRIGLAETAGVAVIRRGALIRSLSLVPLARMQSVALSVGPIERGLDLATLRLHTVTGPVTAVVPVADRAVATALFERLAREAIERAASDTSHHWGAAPAAAPHAAAEAAPESPAAPVAPPADASAARTDETEPRHVG; this is encoded by the coding sequence GTGACCGAAGCCACCCGCCCGCAGGGAGTGGTGAACCTCGCCGACGGCGAGTGGCACCGGCTCCACCCGGCGAGCCCCCTGCTGCGCGGCGGCCTCGTGTTCATCGCCGTGCTCGGGTTCATCATCGCGAACCTGCGCGAGCGGGTCATCGAGATCTTCCTCGCGATCTTCGCGCCCGAGTCGAGCGCGCCGATCGACGCCGAGTACGGCGAATGGCAGGAGGACTGGGCCAACGACCCGGTCGGCGGCATCGTGATGAACGGTCTCGTGGGCTGGGCGCTGCTCGCCCTCGGGGCGATCATCGTCGCCGTCGTCATCGGATTCTGGCTGTCGTGGCGCATGCACACCTTCCGGGTCACGCACGAGGCGGTCGAGGTGCGCAGCGGCATCCTCTTCCGCTCGCATCGCAGCGCGCGCCTCGATCGCATCCAGGGCATCAACGTCAACCGGCCGCTCTTCGCGCGCCTCTTCGGCACGGCGAAGCTCGAGATCTCGGTCGCCGGCCAGTCGGCGAACGTGCAGCTCGCCTACCTCGGCTCCACCCTCGCCGACGCGCTGCGCGCCGACGTGCTGCGCCTCGCGTCGGGCGCGCGGGCCGAGCGGGCGCACGGCGCGGTCGCTCCCGCCGGTGCGGTCGACGGGCGAGCGGATGCGTCGGCGACCGTCGCTCCCGGGCTCGTGGCCGACCCCGGCGCAGTGCAGGAGCCGGCCGAGGCGGCAGGTGTCGATGGGGCCTCGGGCCAGCGCACCCCGGTCACCGCCCGCGCCGGCGCACTCGTCACGCAGCGCGTCGACGAGTTCCTGGCTCCCGAGCTCGACCCCGACCTCGCGCCGCCCGAGTCGGTCGTGCACCTGCCGCTCGGTCGGGTGATCGGCTCCACCTTGCTCGGCGGTTCGACGATCTGGGCGATCATCCTCGTCGCGATCATCGTGATCGGTGTCACGAGCGGCCAGATGTGGGTGCTCTTCAGCTTCGTTCCCGCGGCGATCGGTCTCGTCAGCTACACCTGGTCGCGCATCACGAAGTCGCTGCGCTACTCGATCGCGGGCACGCCCGACGGCGTGCGCATCGGGCACGGCCTGCTCTCGACGGGCAACCAGACGATCCCGCCGGGGCGCGTGCACGCCGTCGAGGCGACGCAATGGGTGTTCTGGCGGCCGTTCGGCTGGTGGTCGGTGCGCATCAACGTCGCCGGGCAGTCGGTCTCCGCCTCGGGCGATGCCGCGCAGCGCACCATCGTGCTGCCGGTCGGCACCGCTGCCGATGTGCACCGCGTGCTCGCCCTGCTGCTGCCCGACGCCGCGGCAGAGGTCGAGGTGCTCGTCGACGCCGGTCTCGTGGGGCGCGGCGATGCCGGCGGCTTCTCCGTCACGCCGAAGCGCGCCGCGTGGCTCCGGCCCTTCTCGTGGAAGCGCATCGGCCTCGCCGAGACGGCGGGCGTCGCCGTCATCCGTCGGGGCGCGCTCATCCGCAGTCTCAGCCTCGTGCCGCTCGCACGCATGCAGTCGGTCGCCCTGTCGGTCGGGCCGATCGAACGCGGGCTCGACCTCGCGACGCTGCGGCTGCACACCGTGACCGGCCCGGTCACCGCCGTGGTGCCCGTCGCCGACCGTGCCGTCGCGACGGCGCTCTTCGAGCGACTCGCGCGCGAGGCGATCGAGCGTGCGGCGAGCGACACCTCGCACCACTGGGGCGCAGCACCCGCCGCCGCGCCGCATGCGGCTGCCGAGGCGGCGCCGGAATCGCCCGCTGCTCCGGTCGCACCGCCGGCCGATGCATCCGCTGCCCGCACCGACGAGACGGAGCCACGACATGTCGGCTGA
- the lysS gene encoding lysine--tRNA ligase, protein MAENQTDATPEPTAEEISEQKAVRLAKRERLNAASDDRALGAYPVRLPITATIPEVRDRFVGLGVDEASGEQVGVAGRVVHSRNTGKLCFATLQAGDGSRIQAMVSLAEVGEESLAEWKELVDLGDHVFVAGEVITSRRGELSIMVKEWRIASKAILPLPNLHNELSEEMRVRSRYLDLISREQARKNVIDRAKVNASLRRTFDSLGFIEVETPMLQVMHGGASARPFVTNSNAFDTDLYLRIAPELYLKRAVVGGIERVYEINRNFRNEGADSTHSPEFAMLEAYEAYGDYNTIADLTQQLIQDAALATSGSHVVTWADGTDFDLGGDWARISMYDSLSEAIGETITSSTPMERLKQLADEAGVDVDHPLPGKYVEELWEHHVKSGLVRPTFVMDFPLDTSPLVREHRSIPGVVEKWDLYIRGFELATGYSELVDPVVQRERFVEQAKLAAGGDPEAMRLDEEFLRALEFGMPPSGGMGMGIDRLLMALTGLGIRETILFPLVK, encoded by the coding sequence ATGGCCGAGAATCAGACGGATGCCACGCCCGAGCCCACTGCCGAGGAGATCTCCGAGCAGAAGGCCGTGCGTCTCGCCAAGCGCGAGCGGCTGAACGCGGCATCCGACGACCGCGCCTTGGGTGCCTACCCGGTCCGCCTGCCGATCACGGCGACGATCCCCGAGGTGCGCGACCGCTTCGTCGGGCTCGGCGTCGACGAGGCGAGCGGCGAGCAGGTCGGCGTCGCCGGTCGCGTCGTGCACTCGCGCAACACCGGAAAGCTGTGCTTCGCCACGCTGCAGGCGGGTGACGGCAGCCGCATCCAGGCGATGGTCTCCCTCGCCGAGGTCGGCGAGGAGTCGCTCGCCGAGTGGAAGGAGCTCGTCGACCTGGGCGACCACGTGTTCGTGGCCGGCGAGGTCATCACGAGTCGTCGCGGCGAGCTCTCGATCATGGTGAAGGAGTGGCGCATCGCCTCGAAGGCGATCCTGCCGCTGCCGAACCTGCACAACGAACTGTCCGAGGAGATGCGCGTGCGCAGCCGCTACCTCGACCTGATCTCGCGCGAGCAGGCCCGCAAGAACGTCATCGACCGCGCGAAGGTCAACGCGAGCCTGCGGCGCACCTTCGACTCGCTCGGCTTCATCGAGGTCGAGACGCCGATGCTGCAGGTCATGCACGGCGGGGCATCAGCTCGCCCGTTCGTGACGAACTCCAACGCGTTCGACACCGATCTGTACCTGCGCATCGCACCCGAGCTCTACCTGAAGCGCGCCGTCGTCGGCGGCATCGAGCGGGTGTACGAGATCAACCGCAACTTCCGCAACGAGGGCGCCGACTCGACGCACAGCCCCGAGTTCGCGATGCTCGAGGCCTACGAGGCGTACGGCGACTACAACACGATCGCCGACCTCACGCAGCAGCTCATCCAAGACGCCGCGCTCGCGACCTCCGGCTCGCACGTCGTGACCTGGGCCGACGGCACCGACTTCGATCTCGGCGGCGACTGGGCGCGCATCTCGATGTACGACTCGCTGTCCGAGGCGATCGGCGAGACGATCACCTCGTCGACCCCGATGGAGCGCCTGAAGCAGCTCGCCGACGAGGCGGGCGTCGACGTCGACCACCCGCTGCCCGGCAAGTACGTCGAGGAGCTGTGGGAGCACCACGTGAAGTCGGGCCTCGTGCGGCCGACGTTCGTCATGGACTTCCCGCTCGACACCTCGCCGCTCGTGCGAGAGCACCGCTCGATCCCGGGCGTCGTCGAGAAGTGGGACCTCTACATCCGCGGCTTCGAGCTCGCGACCGGCTACTCCGAGCTCGTCGACCCCGTCGTGCAGCGCGAGCGCTTCGTCGAGCAGGCGAAGCTCGCCGCCGGGGGAGACCCCGAGGCGATGCGCCTCGACGAGGAGTTCCTGCGGGCGCTCGAGTTCGGCATGCCGCCGTCGGGCGGCATGGGCATGGGCATCGACCGCCTGCTGATGGCCCTCACCGGCCTCGGCATCCGCGAGACGATCCTCTTCCCGCTGGTCAAGTGA
- the panC gene encoding pantoate--beta-alanine ligase, with the protein MTGSTSGVRVVPTIDELRERLAERRAAGASVALVPTMGALHAGHLALVAHARELADVVVVSIFVNPLQFGPGEDLDRYPRTLDADVEALAGLGVEFVFAPTAAEMYPNGAVGTTLAAGRVGSLYEGASRPGHFDGMLTVVGKLLNIVGPDVAVFGQKDAQQVFLVQRMVDDLDVPTSIEVVPTVRETDGLALSSRNRFLDPGHRAAALTLIEALRAADAAASDGLAEVLAEGAAAFGDHDDVTLDYLVVVDPETFLPVADDARGPAVVLVAARVGSTRLIDNAAITLG; encoded by the coding sequence GTGACCGGGTCCACATCGGGCGTGCGTGTCGTGCCGACCATCGACGAGTTGCGCGAGCGGCTCGCCGAGCGGCGCGCTGCCGGGGCATCCGTCGCCCTCGTGCCCACCATGGGCGCCCTGCACGCCGGCCATCTGGCGCTCGTCGCCCACGCGCGCGAACTCGCCGACGTGGTCGTCGTGTCGATCTTCGTGAACCCGCTGCAGTTCGGCCCGGGCGAAGACCTCGACCGCTACCCGCGCACGCTCGACGCCGATGTCGAGGCACTCGCCGGGCTCGGCGTCGAGTTCGTCTTCGCGCCGACCGCCGCCGAGATGTATCCGAACGGCGCCGTCGGCACGACGCTCGCGGCAGGCCGGGTGGGCTCGCTCTACGAAGGCGCCTCCCGCCCCGGCCACTTCGACGGCATGCTGACCGTCGTCGGCAAGCTGCTCAACATCGTCGGGCCCGACGTGGCGGTCTTCGGCCAGAAGGACGCGCAGCAGGTCTTCCTCGTGCAACGCATGGTCGACGACCTCGACGTGCCGACCTCGATCGAGGTCGTGCCGACCGTGCGCGAGACCGACGGGCTCGCGCTCTCGAGCCGCAATCGCTTCCTCGACCCCGGCCATCGGGCCGCAGCACTCACGCTGATCGAGGCGCTCAGGGCAGCGGATGCCGCGGCATCCGACGGTCTCGCCGAAGTGCTCGCCGAGGGTGCCGCCGCCTTCGGCGACCACGACGACGTCACGCTCGACTACCTCGTGGTCGTCGACCCCGAGACGTTCCTCCCCGTCGCCGACGACGCTCGCGGCCCGGCCGTCGTGCTCGTCGCCGCCCGTGTCGGGTCGACCCGACTCATCGACAACGCCGCCATCACGCTCGGCTGA